CAGGCGCAGGGGCAGGGCGGTGGGCATGGCAGTCTCGGGGGAACGGGATCTGTTTCCACTGTATCCCTGTTTCTTCAGCATCCATAGATACAGATGCCGGCCAATCCGCCGCTACAGCAGAGCCGAGCCCACGCTCGGCTCTGCTGTAGCGCTCGAGCCCGGCCGAAAGCAGGATCCACGCCACGCGACGGGCTCAGTCGTCCCAGCCCGCCAGCGCCAGCTTGCCCACCGTGCGTCCGCTGGCCAGGCGCTGATGCGCGATGTCCAGGTTGGCCGCATTGATCGTGCCCAGCGTCTCGCTGAGCGTGCCGCGCAGCTGGCCGGCATCGATCATGCTGGCGGCGCGGCTGAGGATGCGGTGCTGCTCGATGCGGTCGGCGGTGGCGAAGCGCGACCGCGCGAACATGAATTCCCAGTGGATGCCGATGCATTTGGCCTTGTAGGGATCGCCGATGTGCAGCGCGCCACGCGGCTCGACGATCAGGCCGACATGGCCCTGCGGTGCCAGCAGCTGGCCCAGCTCGTCCCAGTAGTGGTCGGTGTCGGCCAGATTGAGCGCCACCTGCACCGCAGCGATGCCCAGCGCCTGCAACTGGGGCTGCAGTGGCTGCCGATGGTCGATCACGTGCGTGGCCCCCATCTGCCGGCACCAGTCGATCGAGGCCTCGCGCGAGGCGGTGGCGATCACCTCGAAACCGGCATGGCGCGCCAGCTGGATCGCCATCGAGCCGACGCCGCCGGCGCCACCGATCACCAGCAGGTGCTGGCCGACATGGCGGCGGTCATCCAGCTGCAGCGGCATGCGCTGGAACAGCAGTTCCCAGGCTGTGAGGGTGGTCAGCGGCAGCGCGGCCGCTTCAGCGAAGTCGAGCGTGGTCGGCTTGCGCGCGACCAGGCGCTCGTCCACCCACTGGTACTGGGCGTTGCAGCCCGGCCGGGTGACGTCGCCGGCGAAGTACACCTCGTCACCGGAGGCGAACAGGATGGCCTCGTCACCAATGGCTTCGACCACGCCGGCTGCGTCCCAGCCGAGCACCCGGGGGACCTCGAGGGTGGCCGGATCGGTGGCGGCCCGCTGCTTGCCATCGACAGGGTTGACCGATACCGCTTCGATCCGCACCAGCAGGTCGCGGCCGCGAGGAGGCAGTGGCGGCGGCAACTGGACATCACGCAGGGCAGGCGCGTATTCACGACTCAGGGCGACGGCTTTCATCACGGCTCCGGCTGGGTTCGTGATCCCATCATAAGGTTCCTCACGTTTCCGCAAACGCGCTGAACCGTGTGATGCAGCGCGTTGCGCAATATGTCGTTTTTTGCGCTTAAACCCCGTCAAACCCTTGCAGCGTGTGGGTCTTGCGGATTTTCATCATCCTGTATAGGGTTTCAACGTCGGACCGGTGGACGGTCGGGCGCAACACTTCACATGTTACGGGACTGTTAACATGGCCTTCACCCGCCTGAGCATAATGTTCGCGGCGGTGGCGTGCTGAATCGGCTGTCGTACATCGACGCACTAGTGCTGGCCCATGCCTCTACCGGTTTCATACCCCCGAAATAGGAGCTGTACTCAATGAACAAGAAGATCCTTACTGCCGCGCTGCTGGGCGGCCTGGCTTTTGCCCAGGCAGCTTCGGCGCAGGAGTTCGATGACCGCTGGTACCTGACCGGTTCGGCCGGCTTCAACTTCCAGGACAGCGACCGTCTGACCAATGACGCTCCGTTCGTGACCCTGGGCCTGGGTAAGTTCATCAGCCCGAACTGGTCGCTGGACGGTGAGCTGAACTAC
The sequence above is a segment of the Stenotrophomonas maltophilia genome. Coding sequences within it:
- a CDS encoding zinc-binding alcohol dehydrogenase family protein encodes the protein MKAVALSREYAPALRDVQLPPPLPPRGRDLLVRIEAVSVNPVDGKQRAATDPATLEVPRVLGWDAAGVVEAIGDEAILFASGDEVYFAGDVTRPGCNAQYQWVDERLVARKPTTLDFAEAAALPLTTLTAWELLFQRMPLQLDDRRHVGQHLLVIGGAGGVGSMAIQLARHAGFEVIATASREASIDWCRQMGATHVIDHRQPLQPQLQALGIAAVQVALNLADTDHYWDELGQLLAPQGHVGLIVEPRGALHIGDPYKAKCIGIHWEFMFARSRFATADRIEQHRILSRAASMIDAGQLRGTLSETLGTINAANLDIAHQRLASGRTVGKLALAGWDD